tatatatatatatatatatatatctttttattttttttgaaagaacctatatgacaaaaatttatgttgattaATATGTAAATGTGTCGTGTATAATTATAAGTTCAAAACATAAGTTGATTTTATTCGTTGTATTATAACTTTTATCTAGATCGACGGATCcctatataaaatataaacacgTATTTGTCATATATTGCATTATTTAGgtacaatattttatttcaaggaAGAGATATTTTGATAATTGAACGACTATTATATCTATCTATAATCATTTGACCATTTCAATTAACTTTTGATCaaatctaaaataatttgatatgTTATTTAGGTGTCTAAATTAAAGATTaacttcaaataataaaaattcttaagagattcttcaaaaaaaaacaaaaaattctttAGACACTAATCTTCAAAGCACATCAATAACAAATCAAAtggtttaaaatttatttaaatgtttatAGAGATGAtctagaaataaattttcaatctGCCAATCAGTTTATATATGTTCTTAGCTTAATGTATACATTAATTTGCAGGTGTGGTGGACGATAGTCTCCTTAAAAATAAATCGCTACACATGTTTATTGAGAGTGGCGCGTGGAAAGATGCAAAATTATTTATGACTGATAGTAATAATGATATGGCAATATTTTCGACGTCCTCCATGGGGAGGACCGTTCTACATGTCGCAGTGATTGCTGGGAGGGAGGGCATTGTAAAGAAGTTGGTGAAGAGAGGGAAATACGAGttaatgaaaatgaaagacAATCGTGGATACACAGCCCTTGCTCTTGCTGCTGAGCTTACTGGAAACACCAATATAGCAAAGTGTATGGTAGAAAAGAAGCGAGGGAAATCATCACTACATGGATCAGAGCCTGTTATCGACCATGACTTGTTATTTCTGAAGACCAATGATGATGAAATCCCTCTTCTTCTTGCTGCTGCTAAGGGACACAAAGAATTGACAAGCTATCTATACGATAGTACTAAATTGGATGACAAGAATGACAAAAGTTTCGACAATCGTGTTTTGCTTCTTACACGATGTATCACTGCAGAAATATTTGGTAAGtgatgaaaacttttgattaaattatatatgttttatgTTCTCAAATTTATGTTAAAGTTTGTTTCTGTCTAAGATTTTCTATCTATAATTCTTGTTATGAACTCTTTCTAACAAAGTAATATGCActggaaaaaaaattctcttaaaATAGGCTTATAATCTCCAAAACAAAGCTTCATACAATTAGTACAACAAAGATGCCTTAAAATCTATTTTACAACATTCAAATGCTTTGCATCTGAATTTGACAAAAATCTACTTAGTTACAAACATTAGGTGTTGTTTATGGTCTTGGACGCACCATTACATACATCAAACTACCCACAACAAACGCATCAAGAACCTGTTCCAtatcaatttttcatattcacTTGAAATACCAGTTGTGACTTGCCCAATTTCTTCTTTAACCTGttaatattgaaaatatttttcccGACAATAAGTATGTCTTCAACATATAACACCTGGACAGTGCACTCGTCATTATAACCGATGAAGATACGTTGTTTTGCCTTTGCATCCAAGTTGGATCTTTCATCCTTTGGAACATTAACAAAAAGTCTTACAAAAAAGACTCTCAAATGATACATGACATTTTTGCTAAACCAATCTTTTTCTGGAATCTAACCATTCAAAGTAACATGAGATTAGTATAGGTTGACAATTAATTGTTCCACTCAAGAATCAAACTCGGGTTCTCACGAACGATTTGTCCTTTGGTGgaactcattaaccacttgagtcaaattacatgattaatttttatttttttttcgtttctTAACAAGTGTTCTCAGAGAAGCTCCAGTGATTATTCTTCGACACAAGTACATCAACATGTAATTTTAATAGGAGAGTATTTTCCAAAATTTCCACACGAGTATCACAACTTGTAATCACCGTGCTTCCATAAGTGGGTGAAAAGATGAATGagtgcaattaaaaataagtaaaatctTAATATGTTTGATGGAATTCACCATTGGAGATACTTTTAGAACATCTGTTAATAAATCATTTCCAATGAGTGACGGGACAATAATGAATTTAGAATCATAAGTGAATTATTGCTTCTTTTCTTCATGTTAGAAACTCAGCTTTTCATATGTGTGTCTATTGTTCTTTAATCCGATAATATGTGGATAGGTGTGGCTTTGAGTTTACTCCAAGAATTCCCGGAAATGCCTATTGCCCAcaaatccaaatccagatcagaTGGCGTACAACCATTATATGCATTGGCTCGCATGCCTTCTGTGTTTCGAAGAGGCAACAAATATGGATTCATACGAAAATTCCTTTACAAAAGTAAGGTTTCACTTTTCTATCTCATGCATCTTAAATGGCAGATTAATTAGGGGAAAACTGCATAAGAAAATACTACATGATACAAATTTAGTTAAATATATTCTCGTTATCTTgtagaaaagaagaaaataaacaagagAATGGaatcaaattacaatttttaaaactaGTAATAAATTAATACACGCCCTACACTTGGTTTATGATGTGTTAGTACAAtggtaaaattttaatttacataTAGTAACTAATGTAattttgattaataatattttttaaaaatacatcttataaaattaaaataaaaaattggtgaAGAATCATGCGCTCTTCGCTAGTTAGTGACTACCAACTCAGCCATATAAATACACCCCCGCATTGCAATGCAAGATACACAACTCTTTTCATCTAAATCACTTACTCTTGTTCTCTTACCGATTTGCATGTACACCACCTCAACAACTAACTTGAGAAATGCTTCCCCTGGTCGGCCAACCTTCTCAATCATCGTCTCAGATCACATCTCATATATCTTAACATCTCATTTTATCTTTATATCTCTCTTCTTATCACAACTCCAACATATTGCTTCTATCACACCAGTctccttttttctctctcacaaGGGTATACACGTATATGAGGCATGCACCAAACATTTGCCTTAGTGAATCAATCAAGATCACATCAACCACTCtactttcttttatattttcttaaccaGGTCGCGATTCTTTTGTTTGagatagtactttttttttttttacttattgaAGTCTTGGGTGGTCGTTCATCTCAAATGTGTGTGTTTAGGGTCATTATTGATTGCAGACACAACCTTTATGATTACCTTGTTAAAAAGATAACATTTGATGGCATTAATGCCATCAATTCTTCATAGATGAATGTAGCTACTTCAAGTCGAATGACTACTCATATTTTGGCCGCCTTAAGAACCGCTTATAACACTTACATAATCATTAAGTTGTGTTCTCACGGTGAGTCGATCCAGTTAAATTTGATAACTCATATTCTTATTCATAACTAGTTAGATTCGATCATTAATCTGATTCCATAACACTCGATATAGAAATATAATtgcatttgaaaaatataaaattgaggcCTTGGGTGACATAAATCCCTTGCTTTAGGTGCCTCACCCTTGAGCACCTAAATCTCTTGATTAGGGACTTGTATTGTATTCCCTATGAACATAATGAACAATAGTCGTTCTATAATCGTTCGAGGCTCTAACTTCCGTTTTTAGTCTTGATATTGCCAGAAAAGCATAACTTAAATGGGATAATTGTGAATCTAGCAAATGttattgaaaaggaaaaacaacacaaaacttCTTTCACAGGTATGTAATATTACACAACCAGTATTAGTATATTTTAATGTTTCTTTTATCAATTGTTTATCTCTGATATAGGtgaatatttatgttattttaatttacagatatacaatatttgaaaaaagaaacGACTGTAATTGTTTGATAAAACTGAGGGCTAATTTGATTCATTCATATGTGAATCGTGAAAGTAATATAGAGGACTGTAATATCTATTTTGTATTGTTGAGAGAACTACAATAGCtaattaaatatgtaaaaataaaactatagtTCTAGGTCTCTTGTTGCTTCTTTATTAAGAAAGTTCGATCAATGGTTGTTAAATATTTTGTCATTAAATTTCTTAGGTAGGTTTTAGTTATCTTATTCTTTGAGGGATGCACCACAATTGTGAGAGTGAATATTCCACACTAAGTTGGTCCTCCTGTTATAGTTGATGAAGATTTTTTCCCTGTCATATATACGTTGATCAGTTATTTTTTTCCTGAGAAATGATAATTTGACATCAAAACTTTAACgtcaaatacaatatcttttgatATTTATCTGTCTTGTTTAAAATTTGTGTAAGTTGTAGAAGGTTAAAAGTGAGAGGGAGTATACACAATGTCACATGTGACATGTATATGATGTTTAAATAACAtgactctttttttcttcacatttttTCAGGTCGATTACGCGTGCTTATTCATGTATCATTTCAGAATTCAGTATTATTAAAGTTGTCCGGTATGTTACGGAAATTCAAAACTTATTTTGTCTTTAGTTTTTTCCTCTCCCCGCTCTACTGAAATTGTTACAATAATATAATAgaatataagaagatatataggATCCTTCTAATACTATTACCTCATAATTAAATGATGTGTATTTTTTGTTGTGTATGTGCCTAACAAATTTGGATATGTTGTTGTGATTACACAAGAATTATGTGACCCTAAGCACTAACTATACTACCTCGAATTGTTTCTATCAGGAATAAGGGAAATATACGAACAGAAAGTTACCCACTGTGTAGTTCATAAAATACTGAGTTGCTTGTGCAAAAAAATTCCGGTTTTAAACGAATCTGATTTGAGGGAGGCTTCTGCTTACGATGCAATGTTGCAAGCAGCAAAGCATGGAAATATTGAGTTCATAGATGCAATGAGAAAAGTTAACCCTGACCTCTTATGGa
Above is a genomic segment from Medicago truncatula cultivar Jemalong A17 chromosome 5, MtrunA17r5.0-ANR, whole genome shotgun sequence containing:
- the LOC112421976 gene encoding uncharacterized protein isoform X3, encoding MFIESGAWKDAKLFMTDSNNDMAIFSTSSMGRTVLHVAVIAGREGIVKKLVKRGKYELMKMKDNRGYTALALAAELTGNTNIAKCMVEKKRGKSSLHGSEPVIDHDLLFLKTNDDEIPLLLAAAKGHKELTSYLYDSTKLDDKNDKSFDNRVLLLTRCITAEIFGVALSLLQEFPEMPIAHKSKSRSDGVQPLYALARMPSVFRRGNKYGFIRKFLYKILILPEKHNLNGIIVNLANVIEKEKQHKTSFTGRLRVLIHVSFQNSVLLKLSGIREIYEQKVTHCVVHKILSCLCKKIPVLNESDLREASAYDAMLQAAKHGNIEFIDAMRKVNPDLLWTIDKNKRGVFSHAVLNRRKAVFKLIHDGTVNGRKEIVKCRVDAFGNTMLHLAGFLGPSSDLDRRSGPAMQMQREIMWFKAVEKIVHPKCKEAKNSDDKKPRELFTESHKELVKAGEKWAKDTAGSFTLVATLITTIMFAAAFTVPGGNNQDSGIPLFLHDNTFNVFIIADAISLFTSSTSVLLFIGILTARYAEKDFLKSLPLRLLFGLIALFFSVVSMIVAFCASLAMLLKGHHGVIITAMCFACVPVIVLVPSQMRLFLEIFKSTILFD